The following proteins come from a genomic window of Finegoldia magna ATCC 29328:
- the guaA gene encoding glutamine-hydrolyzing GMP synthase, producing the protein MKHQLVIVVDFGGQYNQLIARRVRDLNVYCEVVPYKKALDVIKEKQPIGIIFTGGPNSVYEENSPQIEKEIFELNIPILGMCYGMQLISKDFGGVVEKAKNREFGKTNAKISNQSSILKGMSDESIVWMSHTDFVSEKPEGFDIIQTTDSCPVAAIANEDKKIFAVQYHPEVNHTVEGKTLIKNFLYEICKADGDWTMENFLEEQIQKIRKTVGDKKVLLALSGGVDSSVCAALLSRAIGKNLTCVFVDHGLMRKNEGDEVEAAFKNDELNFVRVNAKDRFLNKLKGVSDPEQKRKIIGEEFIRVFEDEAKKIGSVDFLAQGTIYPDVIESGQGDASVIKSHHNVGGLPDVVDFKDLIEPLRDLFKDEVRRLGLELEMPEYLVYRQPFPGPGLGIRVMGEITEEKLEVLREADFIFRDEVAKAGIDKDINQYFAVITNNRTVGVMGDFRTYDYTLALRAVTTTDFMTADWARIPYEVLDKTSVRIINEVDHINRIVYDITSKPPATIEWE; encoded by the coding sequence ATGAAACATCAATTAGTTATTGTAGTAGATTTTGGAGGACAATATAATCAACTAATCGCTCGTCGTGTCAGAGATTTGAACGTGTACTGCGAAGTTGTTCCTTACAAAAAAGCATTGGATGTTATCAAAGAAAAACAACCAATCGGGATAATCTTCACAGGCGGACCAAACAGCGTTTATGAAGAAAATTCTCCACAAATCGAAAAAGAAATTTTTGAATTAAATATTCCTATTTTGGGAATGTGCTACGGAATGCAACTTATCTCCAAAGATTTTGGTGGAGTTGTTGAAAAAGCAAAAAATCGTGAATTTGGTAAAACAAACGCCAAAATCTCAAATCAAAGCTCTATATTAAAAGGAATGAGTGACGAAAGTATCGTGTGGATGAGCCACACTGATTTCGTATCAGAAAAACCAGAAGGATTTGATATTATCCAAACAACGGATTCTTGTCCTGTAGCAGCAATTGCAAACGAAGACAAGAAGATATTCGCTGTACAATATCACCCAGAAGTTAACCACACAGTTGAAGGTAAAACATTAATCAAAAACTTCCTTTATGAAATCTGTAAAGCAGACGGAGATTGGACAATGGAAAATTTCTTGGAAGAACAAATCCAAAAAATCAGAAAAACTGTCGGCGACAAAAAAGTTTTGTTGGCATTATCTGGTGGGGTAGACAGTTCTGTGTGTGCAGCACTTTTATCCAGAGCAATCGGCAAAAACTTGACATGCGTATTCGTTGACCATGGTTTGATGAGAAAAAATGAAGGCGACGAAGTTGAAGCTGCATTCAAAAATGACGAATTAAACTTCGTAAGAGTAAATGCAAAAGACAGATTCTTAAATAAATTAAAAGGCGTATCAGATCCAGAACAAAAGAGAAAAATCATCGGAGAAGAATTCATCAGAGTATTTGAAGATGAAGCGAAAAAAATCGGATCTGTGGATTTCTTAGCACAAGGAACAATCTATCCAGACGTAATAGAATCTGGACAAGGCGATGCATCAGTTATCAAATCTCACCACAACGTTGGTGGACTTCCTGATGTAGTTGATTTCAAAGATTTAATCGAACCACTTCGCGATTTATTCAAAGACGAAGTCAGAAGATTGGGATTAGAATTAGAAATGCCAGAATATTTGGTATATCGTCAACCATTCCCAGGACCAGGACTTGGAATAAGAGTAATGGGGGAAATAACAGAAGAAAAATTAGAAGTGTTGCGTGAAGCAGACTTCATATTCAGAGACGAAGTTGCAAAAGCAGGAATCGACAAAGACATCAACCAATACTTCGCAGTAATCACTAATAACAGAACAGTCGGAGTAATGGGAGATTTCAGAACTTACGACTACACATTAGCACTAAGAGCCGTAACAACAACAGACTTCATGACAGCAGATTGGGCAAGAATCCCATACGAAGTATTAGATAAAACTTCAGTAAGAATAATTAACGAAGTAGACCACATCAATAGAATAGTCTATGATATCACAAGCAAACCACCAGCAACAATTGAATGGGAATAA
- a CDS encoding ABC-F family ATP-binding cassette domain-containing protein, which translates to MLTVNNLSVIFPDKKLFEDVNLIFNPGNCYGVIGANGAGKSTFLKILSGEKEPTKGNVTIDKNTRLSKLNQDHYAFEENSVMETVLMGNKKLYDIQKEKDEIYMKPDFSDEDGMRAAELEAEFQELGGYEAEAESSSLLQGLGITTEQHYMLMKDLKESDKVKVLLAQALFGNPGILLLDEPTNGLDLKAILWLEGFLMDFPGIVIIVSHDRYFLNEVCTHMVDVDYGKINMFVGNYDFWYESSQLALRMQKEQNKKKEDKIKELQEFIQRFSANKSKSKQATSRKKLLDKITLDDIKPSSRRYPFVGFELSREVGNEILNVDNLTVEQNGSKLIDNLTFRVNKGDKIGFIGNEIAITKFFEIINGNDDNYSGEYKWGQTITNTYFPKDNTKYFEDCDLNLIDWLRQFSEEKSEIHIRGFLGKMLFSGDEALKKSNVLSGGEKVRMMFSKMMVTPANVLVFDQPTNHLDLESIEAVNNGLIAFKSNILFTSLDHQFVSSVANRIIEIFDDGTYRDVSMNYEDYIEKYLTNN; encoded by the coding sequence ATGTTAACAGTTAACAATTTAAGTGTCATATTCCCCGATAAAAAATTATTTGAGGATGTTAACCTAATTTTTAATCCAGGTAACTGTTACGGAGTTATTGGTGCGAATGGTGCTGGTAAATCAACGTTCCTCAAAATTTTATCCGGAGAAAAAGAGCCTACAAAAGGCAATGTCACGATAGATAAGAACACAAGATTATCAAAACTAAACCAAGATCACTACGCTTTTGAAGAAAACAGCGTAATGGAAACAGTTTTGATGGGAAATAAGAAACTTTACGATATCCAAAAAGAAAAAGATGAGATATACATGAAGCCTGATTTCAGCGATGAAGACGGAATGAGAGCAGCGGAATTGGAAGCGGAATTCCAAGAACTTGGAGGATATGAAGCAGAAGCGGAAAGTTCATCTTTGTTACAAGGTTTGGGAATTACAACAGAACAACATTATATGCTTATGAAAGATTTGAAAGAATCTGACAAGGTAAAAGTTTTGTTAGCGCAAGCTTTGTTCGGTAATCCAGGAATATTGCTACTAGACGAACCTACAAATGGTTTGGATTTGAAGGCAATATTGTGGCTTGAAGGCTTTCTAATGGATTTTCCAGGAATTGTAATCATAGTATCTCACGATAGATATTTCTTGAATGAAGTGTGCACTCACATGGTGGATGTGGACTACGGAAAGATTAATATGTTTGTTGGTAACTACGATTTCTGGTACGAATCAAGTCAACTTGCACTTAGAATGCAAAAAGAACAAAACAAGAAAAAAGAAGACAAAATTAAAGAATTACAAGAATTTATCCAAAGATTCTCCGCCAACAAATCAAAATCCAAGCAAGCTACAAGTAGAAAAAAACTTCTCGATAAAATCACGTTGGATGACATTAAACCATCTAGTAGACGTTATCCATTTGTTGGATTTGAACTTTCGAGAGAAGTTGGCAACGAAATTCTAAATGTAGACAACTTGACTGTAGAACAAAATGGCAGCAAACTAATCGACAATTTGACTTTCAGGGTCAACAAAGGAGATAAGATTGGATTTATCGGAAACGAAATCGCCATCACGAAATTTTTCGAAATAATCAACGGAAACGATGATAATTATTCTGGAGAATACAAGTGGGGACAAACTATTACTAATACGTATTTTCCAAAGGATAATACAAAATATTTCGAAGATTGCGATTTGAATTTGATTGATTGGTTGAGACAATTCAGCGAAGAAAAATCAGAAATTCACATCAGAGGATTCTTGGGCAAGATGCTATTTTCAGGAGACGAAGCATTGAAGAAATCCAACGTTCTAAGCGGTGGTGAAAAAGTTAGAATGATGTTTTCAAAAATGATGGTAACACCTGCGAATGTTTTGGTGTTCGACCAACCTACAAACCATTTGGATTTGGAAAGTATCGAGGCCGTAAACAATGGGCTAATCGCATTCAAATCAAACATTTTGTTCACATCACTAGATCACCAATTTGTATCTTCTGTGGCAAATAGAATTATTGAAATATTTGATGACGGAACTTATCGTGACGTATCAATGAATTACGAAGACTATATAGAAAAATATTTAACTAATAATTAG
- a CDS encoding DUF4926 domain-containing protein, translating to MKELDVVRLKEDYKEISKGTEGTIVLLYDEKNCEVEFFDKDGDTIDVVMTPFNKLELIESF from the coding sequence ATGAAAGAATTAGATGTTGTAAGATTGAAAGAGGATTACAAAGAAATAAGTAAGGGAACAGAAGGAACAATTGTTTTACTTTATGATGAAAAGAATTGTGAAGTTGAATTTTTTGATAAAGATGGAGATACCATAGATGTAGTCATGACTCCTTTTAATAAATTAGAACTTATAGAGTCATTCTAA
- a CDS encoding DUF262 domain-containing protein, producing MSTSIEINKKSVKEFLDAGKKHRFVIPEYQRPYAWGEEEVQTLFDDLVEYTQERIDSPYFLGTIVSYTNDEKEQEIIDGQQRITTLCLLLRAIYTKIEKMDDTKERKNFISQIEPALWETDELSGEADKSKTLLESRVFESEYNGILHNLLRTGVADKNARDNYSKNYLLCQNLIDEYAKDEPLTFYHMINNILNKAIVLPIKADSQDTALTIFSTLNDRGLPLSDADIFKAKIYNNIKEPEARDIFIQKWQEVSAGAEYADESIQKLFYYYMFYLRAKGNDRKTTTPGLRKYYSSNNFLRLYDSELMDDLSAILNFWSVVNNKEEIEGENWSCNFEILKVLDILTSYPNEFWKYPVITYYLRYKDSDSFEDKFLLFLRKLFVNLCSRYIVTPTVNAVKQNILNLNSEIINSDEPKFEFKAVDQNIITEELKNPHRNVVRMLLKLLAYDEDSQDELLPEKWEIEHILPRKWQDSYFPNSSEEEVNEIIEHLGNKIPFEKRLNIVASNGYFEKKKALYKKSKIVMVQEFSQIHSNDWKLDQIRERDIRVSDRIMEIFDSWTLDINNENETKLTEEDMKAIERVKSRGLEGYFK from the coding sequence ATGTCAACATCAATAGAAATTAATAAGAAAAGTGTAAAAGAATTTTTAGATGCTGGAAAAAAACACAGGTTTGTAATACCTGAGTATCAGAGACCTTATGCATGGGGAGAAGAAGAGGTTCAAACCTTATTTGATGATCTAGTTGAATATACTCAAGAGAGAATTGATTCTCCATATTTTCTTGGAACAATTGTGTCTTATACGAATGATGAAAAGGAACAAGAAATAATTGACGGTCAACAAAGAATTACGACTCTATGTTTGTTACTAAGAGCTATATATACAAAAATTGAAAAAATGGATGATACTAAGGAGAGAAAAAATTTCATCAGCCAGATTGAGCCAGCTTTATGGGAAACTGATGAATTAAGTGGCGAAGCAGACAAAAGTAAGACTTTATTAGAGTCTAGAGTTTTTGAATCAGAGTATAACGGGATATTACATAATTTACTAAGAACTGGAGTTGCAGATAAAAATGCTAGGGATAATTACTCGAAAAATTATTTATTATGTCAAAATCTTATAGATGAGTATGCTAAAGATGAGCCTTTAACTTTCTATCATATGATAAATAATATTCTAAATAAAGCAATTGTTCTTCCTATCAAAGCCGATAGTCAAGATACTGCTCTTACAATCTTTTCAACACTTAATGATAGAGGATTACCTTTATCGGATGCAGACATTTTTAAGGCAAAAATCTATAATAACATTAAAGAGCCTGAAGCTAGAGATATTTTCATTCAAAAGTGGCAAGAAGTTAGTGCTGGTGCGGAATATGCTGACGAAAGTATTCAAAAATTATTTTATTATTACATGTTTTATCTGCGTGCAAAAGGTAACGATAGGAAGACAACAACCCCAGGCCTCAGAAAATATTATTCAAGTAATAATTTCTTAAGGCTATATGATTCAGAATTAATGGATGATTTAAGTGCGATATTAAATTTTTGGTCAGTAGTTAATAATAAAGAAGAAATAGAGGGTGAAAATTGGTCTTGCAATTTTGAAATTTTAAAAGTATTAGATATTCTTACGTCTTATCCTAATGAATTTTGGAAATATCCTGTAATTACTTATTACCTACGCTATAAAGATTCAGATAGCTTTGAAGATAAATTTCTTTTATTCCTAAGAAAATTATTTGTCAATTTATGTAGTAGATATATTGTCACTCCAACAGTTAATGCAGTTAAGCAAAATATTTTGAATTTAAATTCAGAAATTATTAATAGTGATGAACCTAAATTTGAATTTAAAGCAGTTGACCAAAATATTATTACAGAAGAATTAAAGAATCCTCATAGAAACGTAGTTAGGATGTTATTAAAATTATTAGCTTATGATGAAGACTCACAAGATGAACTTTTACCAGAAAAATGGGAAATCGAGCACATTTTGCCTAGAAAATGGCAGGACTCTTATTTTCCAAATTCATCAGAAGAAGAGGTAAATGAGATTATTGAACATCTTGGAAATAAAATACCTTTTGAAAAAAGGCTAAATATAGTTGCTAGTAATGGATATTTTGAAAAGAAAAAAGCTCTGTACAAAAAATCCAAAATAGTTATGGTTCAAGAATTTTCACAAATTCATTCAAATGACTGGAAGCTAGATCAAATAAGGGAAAGAGATATCAGAGTTTCTGATAGAATTATGGAAATATTTGATTCCTGGACTTTAGATATAAATAATGAAAATGAAACAAAACTAACGGAAGAGGATATGAAGGCGATTGAACGAGTGAAATCTAGAGGTTTAGAGGGCTATTTTAAATAA